The proteins below are encoded in one region of Bacteroides uniformis:
- a CDS encoding DUF456 domain-containing protein, which translates to MDILLIILGILCLIVGLAGCILPMIPGPPVAYAGLLLLHFTDKAQFSTTQLLLWLAAVVLVQILDYFVPMLGSKYSGGSRWGTRGCLIGTIVGLFFMPWGIILGPFLGAFAGELMGGSKTDQALKSGLGSLLGFLLGTVVKCVMCAYFCWEFVKALV; encoded by the coding sequence ATGGACATTCTTCTCATCATCTTGGGCATCCTCTGCCTGATTGTCGGATTGGCAGGTTGCATCCTGCCTATGATTCCGGGACCGCCCGTAGCCTATGCAGGCTTGTTGCTTCTACATTTCACGGACAAGGCGCAGTTTTCCACCACGCAGTTACTTTTATGGCTGGCAGCAGTCGTCCTTGTACAGATACTGGATTATTTCGTCCCGATGCTGGGCAGCAAATACAGCGGAGGCAGTCGGTGGGGAACGCGCGGCTGCCTCATAGGCACCATCGTAGGGTTGTTCTTCATGCCTTGGGGCATCATCCTCGGCCCCTTTCTCGGAGCCTTTGCCGGCGAACTGATGGGAGGCAGCAAGACAGACCAGGCCTTGAAATCGGGGCTGGGCTCGCTGCTTGGATTCTTGCTGGGCACAGTAGTGAAATGTGTGATGTGTGCGTACTTCTGCTGGGAGTTCGTCAAAGCCTTGGTCTGA
- a CDS encoding DUF1080 domain-containing protein, which yields MNTFCHSTIAARIETAAAAIILFLTTLTSCGRSSSPEPLDQWNDGTSTLHTADPVIAEGRKLFNDKEYQNFRLTGEALTQPGSEAGLLFHTDGESGYEVIFRNGDIDGTRKSGSLASVRNLYRSLAKDGEWFDFEITVRGQNIIVCINGTEVVCYTEPGHPYRTEEHARQLLSQGSIALQGIHGEVSFRNLAIERLAKEARNEADTLAPVDERTDEIIRLQQHDFPVIDYHVHLKGGLTKEMAHAMSMNYGINYGVAPNAGEGGVGRMLADDKEVYDYFNEVKGMPFLCGVQGEGRKWTATFSQEALGIFDYLFTDAMTIIDHKGRNSRIYRAEEALFDDITLEQYMDHLVDQTVLILTNEPADIYANPTFLPDTMAHDYDKYWTDGRIERVLDVLQQHGIALEINARYRIPSFEIIRRAKARGIKFTFGTNNVDADFGRLEYCAEAIKQCGLTADDIWFPPMSTRRSRPIVIYNRFE from the coding sequence ATGAACACTTTTTGCCATTCTACCATTGCTGCACGCATCGAGACGGCAGCTGCCGCAATTATTCTGTTTCTAACAACCCTGACAAGCTGTGGCAGGAGCAGTTCTCCCGAGCCACTTGACCAATGGAATGACGGGACATCTACGCTTCACACGGCAGACCCGGTCATTGCAGAAGGCCGGAAGCTCTTCAACGACAAAGAATACCAAAATTTCCGGCTCACCGGAGAAGCCCTCACACAACCCGGCTCCGAAGCAGGCCTCCTCTTTCATACGGACGGCGAGTCCGGTTATGAAGTGATATTCCGTAACGGAGACATCGACGGCACACGCAAGAGCGGCTCACTCGCCTCGGTGCGCAACCTCTATCGCTCACTCGCAAAAGATGGAGAATGGTTTGACTTCGAGATAACCGTACGCGGACAAAACATCATTGTCTGCATTAACGGAACCGAAGTTGTTTGCTATACCGAACCCGGACACCCATATCGCACAGAGGAGCACGCCCGGCAACTGCTGAGTCAAGGTTCCATTGCCCTGCAAGGCATACACGGCGAAGTGTCATTCCGGAATCTCGCCATCGAACGGCTTGCCAAGGAAGCACGCAACGAAGCCGACACGCTTGCTCCGGTAGACGAGCGCACGGATGAGATAATCAGGCTACAGCAGCACGATTTCCCAGTTATAGACTATCACGTTCACTTGAAAGGAGGGCTGACGAAGGAAATGGCACACGCCATGTCCATGAATTACGGTATCAACTATGGTGTCGCCCCCAATGCCGGAGAAGGAGGCGTAGGACGTATGCTGGCCGATGACAAAGAAGTGTACGACTATTTTAATGAAGTAAAAGGGATGCCATTCCTGTGCGGTGTACAAGGTGAGGGACGCAAATGGACGGCAACTTTCTCGCAGGAAGCCTTGGGGATTTTCGATTACCTGTTTACCGACGCCATGACCATCATAGACCACAAGGGACGTAACTCGCGCATCTACCGGGCCGAAGAAGCACTCTTTGATGACATTACGCTTGAACAGTATATGGACCACCTTGTCGACCAAACAGTCCTGATTCTGACCAACGAGCCTGCCGACATTTATGCCAACCCTACCTTCTTGCCCGATACTATGGCGCATGATTACGACAAGTACTGGACGGACGGACGCATTGAACGCGTATTGGATGTATTGCAACAACATGGAATCGCTCTGGAAATCAATGCACGCTACCGGATTCCCAGTTTCGAGATTATCCGTCGCGCCAAAGCACGTGGAATCAAATTCACATTCGGTACAAACAATGTCGATGCCGACTTCGGACGACTGGAATACTGCGCCGAAGCCATCAAGCAATGCGGCCTCACAGCCGACGATATATGGTTCCCGCCGATGAGCACACGCCGCTCCCGCCCCATTGTCATATACAACCGATTCGAGTAG
- the surE gene encoding 5'/3'-nucleotidase SurE, which yields MENQRPLILISNDDGIIAKGISELIKFLRPLGEIVVMAPDAPRSGSACALTVTEPIHYQLVRKDVGLTVYKCSGTPTDCVKLAFHTVLDRKPDLVVGGINHGDNSSVNLHYSGTMGVVIEGCLKGVPSIGFSLCNHEPNADFEPAGPYIREIARLVLEKGLPPLTCLNVNFPDTKELKGVKICEQTKGQWTNEWENFAHRGDAHYYWLTGEFENNDAENEKNDHWALDNGYVAITPTTVDATAYGLIDELKAWF from the coding sequence ATGGAAAATCAGAGACCTTTGATATTGATTTCCAATGATGACGGCATCATTGCGAAAGGTATTAGCGAGTTAATCAAATTCCTCCGTCCGCTGGGCGAGATTGTGGTAATGGCGCCGGATGCACCCCGCTCTGGAAGTGCGTGTGCGCTGACTGTAACGGAACCTATCCACTACCAGTTGGTCCGTAAGGATGTTGGGCTGACGGTATACAAGTGTTCCGGTACGCCGACCGATTGTGTGAAGCTGGCTTTTCATACGGTGCTCGACCGCAAGCCCGACTTGGTGGTAGGCGGCATCAACCACGGCGACAATTCTTCTGTAAACCTGCATTATTCCGGTACGATGGGCGTTGTGATAGAGGGATGCCTGAAAGGAGTGCCTTCCATCGGATTCTCCCTTTGCAACCATGAGCCGAACGCTGATTTTGAACCTGCAGGTCCTTACATCCGCGAGATAGCCCGGCTGGTATTGGAGAAAGGACTCCCTCCGTTGACATGCCTCAATGTCAACTTCCCCGATACCAAAGAATTGAAGGGTGTGAAGATTTGCGAACAAACCAAGGGGCAATGGACCAATGAATGGGAAAACTTTGCCCATAGAGGAGATGCCCATTACTACTGGCTGACCGGCGAGTTTGAGAACAACGATGCCGAAAATGAGAAGAATGACCATTGGGCGCTTGATAACGGTTATGTGGCAATCACCCCGACCACGGTGGATGCAACGGCATACGGCTTGATTGATGAACTGAAAGCATGGTTCTGA
- the lpxB gene encoding lipid-A-disaccharide synthase, translating into MKYYLIVGEASGDLHASHLMAALKEEDSQAEFRFFGGDLMAAVGGVMVKHYKELAYMGFIPVLLHLRTIFANMKRCKEDIVAWQPDVLILVDYPGFNLDIAKFVHANTRIPVFYYISPKIWAWKEYRIKNIKRDVDELFSILPFEVEFFEGKHGYPIHYVGNPTVDEVTAFLASSSETFDDFVRANGLSAKPVIALLAGSRKQEIKDNLPDMLRAAASFPDYQLVLAGAPGISPEYYKRYVGGVDVKIIFNKTFPLLRQAEAALVTSGTATLETALFRVPQAVCYHTPIGKVIAFLKRHILKVKYISLVNLIANREVVKELVADTMTVEQVRSELNRILYDKEYRRQMLEGYEYMASCLGEAGAPKHAAREMVALLRRREE; encoded by the coding sequence ATGAAGTATTACTTGATTGTCGGTGAAGCTTCCGGCGACCTGCATGCCTCCCATCTGATGGCTGCATTGAAGGAGGAGGACTCGCAAGCGGAGTTCCGTTTCTTCGGAGGCGACCTCATGGCTGCAGTGGGCGGTGTGATGGTGAAGCATTACAAAGAGTTGGCGTATATGGGGTTCATTCCCGTATTGCTGCATCTGCGCACCATCTTTGCCAATATGAAGCGCTGCAAGGAGGATATTGTTGCGTGGCAGCCGGATGTGCTGATTTTGGTGGACTATCCGGGCTTTAATCTGGATATAGCCAAGTTTGTCCATGCCAACACAAGGATTCCTGTCTTTTATTATATTTCTCCCAAGATTTGGGCATGGAAGGAATACCGCATCAAGAATATTAAACGGGATGTGGATGAGCTGTTCTCCATCCTACCGTTCGAGGTGGAATTTTTTGAAGGGAAGCACGGGTATCCGATACATTATGTCGGCAATCCGACAGTGGATGAAGTGACGGCTTTTCTTGCTTCCAGCTCAGAGACATTCGACGACTTTGTCCGGGCAAACGGACTTTCGGCCAAACCCGTTATTGCTCTGCTGGCTGGTAGCCGCAAGCAGGAAATCAAGGACAATCTGCCCGACATGCTTCGTGCGGCAGCTTCTTTTCCCGATTATCAACTGGTGCTGGCCGGTGCTCCGGGTATTTCCCCCGAGTATTACAAACGTTATGTGGGTGGGGTGGACGTGAAGATTATCTTCAACAAGACATTCCCTTTGTTGAGGCAGGCAGAGGCTGCACTGGTCACTTCGGGGACGGCAACGCTGGAAACAGCTCTGTTTCGTGTGCCGCAAGCGGTATGTTACCATACTCCGATAGGGAAGGTTATCGCTTTCCTGAAACGGCATATACTGAAAGTGAAGTACATTTCCCTGGTCAATCTCATAGCCAACCGGGAGGTGGTGAAAGAGCTGGTTGCAGATACCATGACGGTAGAGCAGGTACGCTCGGAGCTGAACCGCATTTTGTACGATAAGGAATACCGCCGTCAGATGCTCGAGGGATATGAGTATATGGCATCCTGTCTGGGAGAGGCAGGGGCACCCAAACATGCTGCCCGCGAGATGGTGGCATTACTGAGGAGGAGGGAAGAATAA
- a CDS encoding NigD1/NigD2 family lipoprotein, protein MKKLHWLFMAICLAVMPALQSCDDNDGYSLGDFTPPLWATVRVTGNAFYLNCDVWGTLWPVNTDIGWYDAVDGQRVITVFNPLWDDYAGYDHAVKLLRLQNVLTKEVETLTPETEEEFGNDPVRIYKGDITISGGYMNIFFMQNLPSSTDNKHRISLVRPQEDDTLYGEDGYVHLELRYNDYDDLTGRRSPGAVSYNLNSLDIPSETKGIKLKLNSEENGEVEVTFDLKTVGSNEKLTTNVDLSNMQLK, encoded by the coding sequence ATGAAAAAGCTACATTGGTTATTTATGGCAATATGTTTGGCAGTGATGCCCGCTTTGCAATCATGTGATGATAACGACGGATATTCTTTGGGTGATTTTACCCCGCCTTTGTGGGCCACTGTGCGTGTTACGGGAAATGCCTTTTATTTAAACTGCGATGTTTGGGGGACGCTCTGGCCGGTGAATACGGACATAGGGTGGTATGATGCCGTGGATGGGCAGCGTGTGATTACCGTGTTCAATCCTTTGTGGGACGACTATGCAGGATATGATCATGCTGTGAAGCTGCTGCGTCTGCAGAACGTTTTGACGAAAGAGGTGGAGACGCTGACTCCCGAAACCGAAGAGGAATTCGGTAATGACCCCGTGCGTATATATAAAGGTGATATTACCATCAGTGGTGGCTATATGAACATTTTTTTCATGCAGAACCTGCCATCTTCGACTGATAATAAACACCGTATCAGCCTGGTGCGTCCGCAAGAAGATGATACTTTGTATGGCGAAGATGGATACGTCCATTTGGAACTCCGCTATAACGACTATGATGACCTGACGGGACGTCGTAGTCCTGGTGCTGTCTCCTATAACTTGAACAGTCTGGACATCCCCTCTGAAACCAAAGGCATCAAGTTGAAACTCAATTCAGAAGAGAATGGAGAGGTGGAAGTAACCTTTGATTTGAAAACTGTGGGGAGTAATGAAAAGCTGACTACTAATGTGGATTTGTCCAATATGCAGTTGAAGTAA
- a CDS encoding phosphatidate cytidylyltransferase, with translation MKNNFIQRAVTGVLFVIVLVGCILYSPLSFGILFTIISALSVHEFAQLVSKSGEVSINKTITALGGAYLFLALMSFCTQQSVGARVFLPYLGLLLYMMITELYLKKKNPTGNWAYSMLSQLYVALPFALLNVLAFQNSPETSSVTYNPILPLSIFVFIWLSDTGAYCVGSLIGKHRLFERISPKKSWEGSIGGGIFSIASSLGFAHFFPFMPGWQWVGLAIVVVIFGTWGDLTESLMKRQLGIKDSGNILPGHGGMLDRFDSALMAIPAAVVYLYALTMF, from the coding sequence ATGAAAAATAACTTTATCCAACGTGCCGTTACCGGCGTGTTATTCGTCATAGTATTGGTGGGCTGTATTCTTTACAGCCCCCTTTCGTTCGGTATACTGTTCACCATTATCAGCGCACTGAGCGTACATGAGTTTGCCCAATTAGTCAGCAAGAGCGGCGAAGTAAGCATAAACAAGACCATCACTGCATTGGGGGGAGCCTACCTTTTCCTTGCATTGATGAGTTTCTGTACCCAGCAGTCTGTAGGAGCACGAGTATTCCTTCCTTATTTGGGACTATTGCTCTACATGATGATTACGGAACTTTACCTCAAGAAAAAGAATCCGACGGGTAACTGGGCCTACTCCATGCTAAGCCAATTGTACGTGGCACTCCCCTTTGCCCTGCTGAACGTACTTGCTTTTCAGAATTCCCCGGAAACGAGCAGTGTGACCTACAACCCTATTCTACCGCTTTCCATTTTCGTATTTATCTGGTTGAGCGATACAGGTGCCTATTGCGTAGGTTCGCTGATAGGCAAACACCGTCTGTTCGAACGTATCTCACCTAAAAAATCCTGGGAGGGCAGCATCGGCGGCGGAATATTCTCCATCGCTTCCTCTCTTGGCTTTGCACATTTCTTTCCTTTTATGCCAGGATGGCAATGGGTAGGTCTGGCAATCGTTGTCGTCATTTTCGGCACTTGGGGCGATCTGACCGAATCACTCATGAAACGCCAATTGGGCATCAAGGATTCCGGTAACATTCTGCCGGGGCATGGAGGGATGCTCGACCGTTTCGACAGTGCCCTGATGGCAATTCCTGCAGCAGTTGTTTATCTATATGCCTTGACGATGTTCTAA
- the ftsH gene encoding ATP-dependent zinc metalloprotease FtsH: MDNNTNKKPNKVNMPKFNLNWLYMIIAMMLLGLYLTNESGTATKNISYDEFQQYVRDGYISKVIGYDDNSVEAYVKPQHVGNVFRQDSSRVGKNPLITTEAPSRESLGNFLQKERDDAHFDGSINYEKKRNYFGAILWQILPFAFLIGFWIFMSRRMSGGGGMGGGGGIFSVGKSKAQLFEKGSPIKITFKDVAGLAEAKQEVEEIVEFLKEPQKYTDLGGKIPKGALLVGPPGTGKTLLAKAVAGEANVPFFSLAGSDFVEMFVGVGASRVRDLFRQAKEKAPCIVFIDEIDAVGRARAKAAAMGGNDERENTLNQLLTEMDGFGSNSGVIILAATNRVDVLDKALLRAGRFDRQIHVDLPDLNERKEVFGVHLRPIKIDNSVDVDLLARQTPGFSGADIANVCNEAALIAARHGKKFVGKQDFLDAVDRIVGGLEKKTKITTEAERRSIAIHEAGHASISWLLEYANPLIKVTIVPRGRALGAAWYLPEERQITTKEQMLDEMCATLGGRAAEDLFLGRISTGAMNDLERVTKQAYGMIAYLGMSEKLPNLCYYNNEEYSFNRPYSEKTAELIDEEVKQMVNEQYERAKKILSENQEGHNRLAQLLIDKEVIFAEDVEHIFGKRPWASRSEEISANKTAAELKKAEQEEEQKAIEAEKEVKEEEKHEK, encoded by the coding sequence ATGGACAATAATACCAACAAGAAACCCAATAAAGTGAATATGCCCAAGTTCAACCTGAACTGGCTGTATATGATTATAGCGATGATGTTGCTGGGGTTGTACCTGACCAATGAAAGTGGTACGGCAACTAAAAACATCTCTTATGATGAATTCCAGCAATATGTACGAGACGGTTATATAAGCAAAGTCATCGGCTACGACGACAATTCCGTCGAAGCATACGTCAAACCCCAGCACGTAGGAAACGTATTTCGTCAGGACTCCAGCCGCGTAGGCAAGAATCCGCTTATTACGACCGAGGCCCCCTCACGCGAGAGCCTAGGTAATTTCCTGCAAAAGGAAAGAGACGACGCCCACTTTGACGGCTCCATTAACTACGAAAAAAAGCGGAACTACTTCGGTGCCATTTTGTGGCAGATTCTCCCCTTTGCATTCCTTATCGGTTTCTGGATTTTCATGTCCCGCCGCATGAGCGGTGGTGGAGGCATGGGCGGAGGTGGAGGCATCTTCAGCGTAGGAAAGTCCAAGGCCCAATTGTTTGAAAAAGGTTCCCCCATCAAGATTACATTCAAGGATGTGGCAGGACTTGCTGAAGCCAAGCAAGAGGTAGAAGAAATTGTCGAGTTCTTGAAAGAGCCCCAGAAATATACCGATTTGGGAGGTAAGATACCCAAGGGCGCCTTGCTGGTAGGCCCTCCGGGAACCGGAAAAACCCTGCTTGCAAAGGCCGTGGCCGGAGAAGCCAACGTACCTTTCTTCTCTTTGGCAGGTTCCGACTTTGTGGAAATGTTTGTCGGCGTGGGAGCTTCCCGTGTCCGCGATTTGTTCCGCCAAGCAAAGGAAAAAGCGCCTTGTATCGTGTTCATCGACGAGATTGACGCTGTAGGGCGTGCCCGTGCCAAAGCAGCCGCTATGGGTGGCAACGACGAGCGCGAGAACACATTGAACCAGTTACTGACCGAGATGGACGGTTTCGGCTCCAATAGTGGTGTTATCATCTTAGCCGCCACCAACCGTGTGGACGTTTTGGATAAGGCATTGCTGCGCGCCGGACGTTTTGACCGCCAGATACATGTAGACCTACCCGACCTTAATGAGCGTAAGGAAGTATTCGGTGTACACCTGCGCCCCATCAAGATAGACAATAGTGTGGATGTAGACCTTCTGGCACGCCAGACTCCCGGATTCTCGGGGGCAGACATTGCCAATGTATGTAACGAAGCAGCCCTGATAGCCGCCCGCCACGGCAAGAAGTTCGTCGGAAAGCAAGACTTCCTGGATGCCGTAGACCGCATCGTGGGTGGATTGGAAAAGAAAACCAAAATCACTACCGAGGCCGAACGTCGTTCCATTGCCATACACGAAGCCGGCCATGCCAGCATCTCCTGGTTACTGGAATACGCCAATCCGCTGATTAAAGTAACCATTGTACCCCGTGGACGCGCTTTGGGCGCGGCTTGGTATCTGCCGGAAGAACGGCAAATCACCACTAAGGAACAGATGCTCGATGAGATGTGTGCCACCTTGGGAGGACGTGCCGCCGAAGACCTATTCTTAGGTAGAATATCCACCGGAGCCATGAATGACTTGGAACGCGTGACAAAGCAGGCGTACGGTATGATTGCCTATCTGGGTATGAGCGAAAAACTACCCAACCTCTGCTATTATAATAATGAGGAATATTCCTTCAACCGCCCGTATAGCGAAAAGACTGCGGAATTGATTGACGAAGAAGTGAAGCAGATGGTTAATGAACAGTACGAACGTGCCAAGAAAATATTGTCCGAAAACCAAGAAGGGCACAACCGGCTGGCACAACTGCTGATTGACAAAGAAGTAATCTTTGCCGAAGACGTTGAACACATCTTTGGGAAACGTCCATGGGCTTCCCGTTCGGAAGAAATCAGTGCAAACAAGACTGCTGCCGAGCTGAAAAAAGCGGAGCAAGAAGAAGAGCAAAAAGCCATAGAAGCAGAAAAGGAAGTTAAGGAAGAAGAAAAGCATGAAAAATAA
- the rsfS gene encoding ribosome silencing factor, whose protein sequence is MNETKKLIQQITEGIQDKKGKKIVIADLTKIDDTICNYFVICQGNSPSQVTAIVESIRDFTRKGADTKPFAVDGLRNAEWVAMDYSDILVHVFLPETREFYNLEHLWADAKLTQIPDLD, encoded by the coding sequence ATGAACGAAACGAAGAAACTGATTCAACAGATAACAGAAGGTATTCAAGATAAAAAAGGAAAAAAAATCGTCATCGCAGATCTGACAAAAATCGACGATACAATATGCAATTATTTCGTCATCTGCCAAGGAAACTCTCCCAGCCAAGTGACAGCCATTGTAGAATCCATCAGGGACTTCACACGCAAGGGTGCCGATACCAAGCCCTTTGCCGTAGACGGGCTGCGCAATGCCGAATGGGTAGCTATGGACTACTCGGACATATTGGTGCATGTCTTCCTGCCTGAAACAAGGGAATTCTACAATCTGGAGCACCTATGGGCAGACGCCAAATTAACTCAAATTCCTGACCTCGATTAA